The genomic window GTGCAGTGGAAACCGATCTTTTAAAGCCATCAAACTTAACTAATTTTCTTGCTTACAGACTGCTTTTGTCGTTGATGAAGTGAGCAACATTGTAAAAGAGGTAAGAGGAAGAATGCTTGTTTTTAAGATGTTGATTAATGGCTTTATGAGTGAAAATAATGTGTTCTAAATACTATCTTGGAATTGTTTCAACTGAGCCTATGTGTTTTGGCATTTCAAATAACAGTTTTTACTTCAGTGAATATGTAGATAAGAATTACTCCcatattatgtaaattatatattttaaaccaGACAAGAAAAGTAATATATTAGCATTATTATTGAGTATTACTAAGACTTGATTCTGTAACCTTTTAACATTAAAAGACTCATGGTCATGGTATACAAGTAAATGTTTCTGGTGTCGAATAAAGAGTGAATATAAAAAACTGATTAACTTCCAGTTACTTAACGACCTGATGATCCAGGTGGGGCTTACCCGTTTATCTTATATTCCTGAACTACCTATTTCATCATTTTCCACCATGGTACCTCCCTTACATGGTGGCAGTGGGAGACAAACTAGGGTATTTGTTCTTCGTTCATTGGAAAAGTACGTATCAAGGGGGCATTAGGTACTGACTATCGGGGGATTTACGGAACAGGGCGCGCCCAGGCAGGCACTTACCAAATCATCACACTGGAAAATGTAAACGTGGATTCCCTGTGTGTACCGTGTGCCACCGTACACGGTGCCGTGAGGCATCTGGTGCGTTCACAGCTGGAATCTGGAGAATGAGCAGGAGTCGTGTTAACTCCGCGAAGAGGGGCGCCCATTCCAGGCAGCGTGCACGTGCGCAGGCCCTGTGGCGGGACTGTGTATGGTGTGTTTGAGGGACTGAAATGAAGCAGATGGGCCTGGAGTAGTGCAAGTCCTGGGAAGGGAATGAGGCCAGAAAGATTTTCCTTATTAGTCCCTTCTCTTCCTGCGTAAATTGAGCAGAGACTGAAGCCATCAGCCAGAGGAAAGCCGTTAGATGATCGAAGTTTAAAGTGCCCGCCGAGAGCACGTGTGTAATTTGGAATTGACTCTAATGCAGCTTATTGTCTAATGCCAGAGTGATGAAGAACCACAACCTGTTTTTGTGACCAACACCAAAAAGCAAAATGATTTTGTTCTACCATATGCATTATTCGCCAGCACAGGTGATTTTTCTAGTTGTTGTTCAGGATCTGTAAcggtttgcttttgttttcgcACGCGGTGTTTCTTAGGGAACAAGGGGTGGGGCGTGGGTAGCAAGAAGGTGCTGGAGCCGCAGTGGAACTGAGAAGTGGGGCTGGCTTGCTGCGAGGTCCCCTGTGACCTCACTTGTTTTCAGCATCGTCTTTGACTCAGTTGCCAGGCAACAAGTGCAGTTGAACAGAGACTCTTCCAGTCTCCACGGTGGCATAAAGTAACGTGGCTGTGGTACTCTCACGTGGTCACTGGCGTCAACAGCTTTTTCGCCCCTGGCAATAGGTTAATTCTTCCCTTAAGCTCTTTTAAGGATTGCTCAGTAATGAATTTGGGTGAGTCCAGAATTGGGAGGGGagttttcctccctccctgaaaAACAGTGAATTCCAAGTGTATGTGGAGAGAGCTGCCAAAGTTAGAGGTTTAGCTTGAGCGACGTCCCCCTCTTTTCACCACCCCCAACTTCTTTGACCAATATCCGGATCTGGTAATAACCGGGTCCTCTTAAACTAGGAGCACCTGTGTCCCCACAACCTCATTTTATCCCgagttggggagggggcagaataTGTCAGAGGATGAGAAGAAGCTATGATAATGGGGAAGGCCGGAAACTAAACGAGGTGTGTTTAACGTGACTGCTCAGAGTCCCAGAATAAACAGGTAGAAATCAGGGTGTGGTTATAGGTAGCTCTTTGTCCTCAAAAGCAAGATCACTGAGCTTTTGTCCCAGATAGTAGACCCTAATCTGTCTTGAGTGTGCACAACTCAGACCCCAGGACTGTTTCTCTCTGCATGTCTGAGGACAGAACTGGGCCTTCCCCAATGATTTCAGGTCACAACTGTCATCAGAATCCAGGTTTCTGGTTTCTAGCTAGAAAAGGGGTAGAGAAGAAAGTCGCTTAGTTAGAGGCAGGCACACTGGCATCAGCATAAAGAGGCCCGAAAATCCTAAAATGGTAATAGCCTAACTACAGACTTGAGCAAGAGGAGGGGCAAGCGGCTGTACGTATTCCTGAGTAACCTCTGAACCCTCTCCAGGATGCAGGATGGAAAGAGACAATTGCAAACAGAAAAATTCATCataagcttaaaatattttttgtaatacATAGGGCTCGTTTTTTATTATCTGAGAAGTACACTTATGTGTTAACATATTCCCAGAAAATGCGGGATAAAGGAAGTATTTTTGAAGACATGATTATTTGGGTAGGTTTGCATGTTGTCAGTCGTACAACCAGTAAGGATTTTTCTGTCTGCTGTACTTCTAAGAAAGGAATGGGCAAAGGAGAATATTTTGTAGCCTCAGtaggaaaaaaagattatctcCAGGTACCAGCTGCAACAGTCAACAGTAAATTCAGtcaacatgtttttaaaatttgatagaTCCTATATAAGTGTGGATTTTAGAAAATGATATAAAGCTTAtttaatgaggggtgcctggatggctcagttgttaagcatctgccttcagctcaggtcatgatctcagggtcctgggctcgaggcccacattgggctccctgctcaggggaagtctgtttctccctctcccatatctgtttgtgttccttctctcactgtctcactgtcaaataaataagatcttaaaaaacaagcaaaacacttAATGAACGAGGACGCTGTTAAACAAAGGTGTATTTGCGAAGGGGTGCTCATGGCTTAtgctcaccttttttttttttaaagattttatttatttgacagacggagatcacaagtaggcagagaggcaggcagagagagagagaggaggaagcaggctccccactgagcagagagcccgatgcggggctcgatccagaacctgggatcatgacccgagctgaaggcagaggctttaacccactgagccgcccaggcgccccttatgctCACATTTTACGCAGATTATGTTTCCACAGTCTTCAGCTGAGGAACTCCGGTACCACCGCAGGGCGCTGGGCGTCTCCTGCCAACAGTGACCTCTGCTCTGTGTTCCAGGCTATAGAGAGCGCGATCGGTGGCAATGCCTACCAGCATAGCAAAGTGAATCAGTGGACCACAAACGTAGTCGAACAAACTTTAAGCCAACTCACCAAGCTGGGAAAGCCGTTCAAGTACATCGGTAATGCACCTCTGCCTCTCGTACACACTGCGGGGGTTCTTGAAGCACTGCCGAGAGGCAGGACTGGTGGCGGAAGAGAGGCGCAGCGGCGTGTGACCTCAGAGCACATGCGCAGCAGTAGGGGCAGGTCCCCGTACCGTGTCCGTGACCCCCGGTGGGCCTGGCAGGTGGCTGGAACAGTTGCAGGGCGCATGTCACAGGACTTCCCAGCACTTCACGCCAGACGCTTGGAGAGCAGGCACGGGGGTAGGGCGGGGGCAGGCTGTGGCGTGCCACTATCCCAGGGCCAGTCTGCCCCGGTGACTGTTCCATGGACACCTACCACGGGATCCACGTCCGAATGCTGAGAGTAGGCGGAGAGAAAGGTGTGTTGCCAAGTAGATTTCTCTGACAAACGTTTGTTTCCATTGCAGTGACCTGCGTGATTATGCAGAAGAACGGAGCGGGGCTGCACACGGCGAGTTCCTGCTTCTGGGACAGCTCTACGGACGGTATGGTCTCCCCTTTGCTCCGTGAATGCTTGTCCTGGGCCTTCCCTAGGCCGTGTGGCGCCTCCTCGACCCCGCTGAGACCTGGAGTTTTCCAGGCAGGGTTTTCTGGAGCACGCACTTGGATGTTTCCGGTCTTGGGATGCATGCCTACCAGGGTCCCCCGCTGGCACCTTGCAGAGAGCCCAGGCTGAGCGGCCTTCTCTGTTCGCGGGCCGTGCGGAGGTGTGAGAGGTCGGGGCGACGCGCCCCCGGCTCCCCGGGCTAAGCTCCGTGCCTTCTCCCCGCAGGCAGCTGCACCGTGCGGTGGGAGAACAAGACCATGTACTGCATCGTCAGCGCCTTCGGGCTGTCCATCTGAGGCTCGCTGGCCCTCCGCCTGCGCGCGCCTCCTCTCCCCACGGCCGCGGGCTCCGGCCAgcacctccctcctcctctctctcgtgGCGCTCACGGCGTGGAGGACAGCCAGGTGACTGCCCTGTTCTGTGAACGGCATAGCCACGTCCGAGGACTGTCATCCTGGGTGCTCaggcctctgctgccactctcttaactctgaatatttcttttcaaaggtGCTAAAAACTGAAATCTGCTAGTTtgaaactttctctctctcagatacacTAATTTTCCATACTTTGTACTTTGGTTAGAATAATAAATTATTCCACTTTgaagtttgtgtttttcttcagaGTCTAAATGATACCACAAATGAATTCTTCAGACTTCACTAGTGATTTTACAATCTATACAActgcaaaaacaaaaaggaaaagttacGATCTGTGTTGGTCCTGTCCATTGCAGGGTGTGCTGCGTGGACCCGCGGGCGTGGGGTCCTGCGGCTTCCGGGAGCCAGCCAGCTGGTCCCCGCTGCGGCCGGGGCTCCTGGCCGCACAAGCTGCCCGGGCCGTGGCGCGCCGGCTTccgccccagcctcctcccctggTCGGCTGCAGCCCTCCGGAAACGTGCTAGTGCTGCAGGGCCTCCCACATGCTTTCACCATCATTCATTTTGTGTCCACAATTAGGCCCTTATTTATGAATCAGCGTTACATAGAAACCACGCTGGGAGGCTATCTGATGGACTGAAAGGTGTTATCTAAGCGGGGAGGTGGGCCCCAAGCCCCAGTCTGTGACCTCATGTTCAGCGCTCATCCAC from Meles meles chromosome 5, mMelMel3.1 paternal haplotype, whole genome shotgun sequence includes these protein-coding regions:
- the DYNLT1 gene encoding dynein light chain Tctex-type 1 isoform X2, encoding MILFYHMHYSPAQAIESAIGGNAYQHSKVNQWTTNVVEQTLSQLTKLGKPFKYIVTCVIMQKNGAGLHTASSCFWDSSTDGSCTVRWENKTMYCIVSAFGLSI
- the DYNLT1 gene encoding dynein light chain Tctex-type 1 isoform X1, coding for MEDYQAAEETAFVVDEVSNIVKEAIESAIGGNAYQHSKVNQWTTNVVEQTLSQLTKLGKPFKYIVTCVIMQKNGAGLHTASSCFWDSSTDGSCTVRWENKTMYCIVSAFGLSI